Proteins encoded within one genomic window of Prosthecobacter fusiformis:
- a CDS encoding cation:proton antiporter, with protein sequence MNHLDLILTLTGGLAVALALGLLTRKIGLSPIVGYLLAGIVVSPNTPGFVAHKDLAKEMAEIGVILLMFGVGLHFHFKELLAVKRIAIPGAIVQSAVATGLAIVITMGFGWTWQEGAVFGMAIAVASTVVLTRVLVDNNHLHTPVGHIAIGWLVVEDLFTVFVLVLLPAVFGAPAEGAEAAASGGLIWAMLWTTVKICALVAFTFIVGGWAIPRLLAYIARTGSRELFTLAVLVIALGIAVGAAKLFGVSMELGAFLAGMVVARSEFSTRAATDALPMKDAFAVLFFVSVGMLFDFKAMLDAPGLVLATIGIVIIGKPLAAIAITLLLRYPLRTALYVGAVLAQIGEFSFIVGTLGRNLGVLSDSAFNALVATAIVSITLTPLLYRGVAPLESRLLRIPWLAKILARNTERKGDPSEYTQEQHHAIIIGYGPVGQTVVRLLKDNDIVPVVLEMNVDTVQKLKAEGITAIYGDATHPETLKQAGIDKARALILSSSGLEGKDLINEARRINPKIQIIARTSYLREAHQLTSAGADSVFSGEGEVALSMTEYMLEKLGATREQIDRESLRIREEFFTTPRVK encoded by the coding sequence ATGAACCACCTTGATTTAATTCTCACTCTGACCGGCGGTCTCGCGGTCGCCTTGGCACTAGGTTTATTGACCCGGAAGATTGGCCTCTCACCCATCGTCGGTTACTTGCTGGCCGGTATCGTTGTCAGCCCGAACACTCCAGGCTTTGTGGCGCATAAAGACCTGGCCAAGGAGATGGCAGAGATCGGGGTCATCTTGCTAATGTTCGGTGTCGGTCTTCACTTTCATTTCAAGGAACTGCTGGCCGTGAAGCGCATCGCCATTCCCGGCGCCATCGTTCAGAGCGCGGTGGCAACGGGCCTCGCCATCGTCATCACCATGGGCTTCGGCTGGACTTGGCAGGAGGGTGCCGTGTTCGGCATGGCCATCGCTGTAGCCAGTACCGTCGTGCTCACCCGAGTCCTGGTGGATAACAATCATCTGCACACCCCTGTCGGTCACATCGCCATCGGCTGGCTCGTGGTGGAGGATCTCTTCACCGTCTTTGTCCTCGTGCTGCTGCCTGCCGTCTTCGGTGCACCCGCTGAAGGCGCAGAAGCCGCCGCCAGTGGCGGGCTCATCTGGGCGATGCTCTGGACCACGGTCAAAATTTGCGCCCTGGTCGCCTTCACCTTCATTGTCGGTGGTTGGGCCATTCCACGTCTGCTGGCCTACATCGCCCGCACAGGCTCACGCGAGCTCTTCACTCTCGCCGTTCTGGTCATCGCACTCGGCATCGCCGTGGGTGCAGCCAAGCTCTTCGGCGTCTCCATGGAGCTCGGCGCCTTCCTCGCCGGCATGGTCGTCGCCCGTTCGGAATTCAGCACCCGCGCCGCCACGGACGCCCTGCCGATGAAAGACGCCTTCGCCGTTCTGTTCTTCGTCTCCGTGGGCATGCTGTTTGATTTCAAAGCCATGCTGGATGCCCCCGGCCTAGTCCTGGCCACCATTGGCATTGTCATCATTGGCAAGCCCCTCGCTGCCATCGCCATCACCCTGCTGCTGCGCTATCCGCTTCGCACCGCTCTTTATGTGGGTGCAGTCCTGGCCCAGATCGGTGAATTCTCCTTCATCGTCGGCACCTTGGGTCGAAATCTGGGCGTGTTGTCAGATTCCGCCTTCAATGCCCTCGTCGCCACAGCCATCGTCTCCATCACACTCACGCCCCTGCTGTATCGCGGCGTCGCTCCCCTGGAGAGCCGACTGCTCCGCATCCCTTGGCTGGCCAAAATCCTCGCCCGTAACACCGAGCGAAAAGGCGATCCCTCCGAATACACCCAGGAACAGCATCACGCCATCATCATCGGCTATGGCCCCGTTGGCCAAACCGTCGTGCGCTTGCTCAAAGACAACGACATCGTCCCCGTCGTCCTGGAGATGAATGTGGATACCGTGCAGAAACTGAAGGCCGAAGGCATCACCGCCATCTATGGCGATGCCACGCACCCCGAAACCCTAAAACAGGCAGGCATCGATAAAGCCCGCGCGCTCATCCTCAGCTCCTCAGGCCTGGAGGGAAAGGATCTCATCAACGAGGCCCGCCGCATCAATCCAAAGATCCAGATCATCGCCCGCACCTCCTACCTGCGTGAAGCCCACCAGCTCACCAGTGCCGGAGCCGACAGCGTCTTCTCCGGTGAAGGCGAAGTCGCCCTCTCCATGACCGAATACATGCTGGAAAAACTCGGCGCCACCCGCGAACAAATCGACCGCGAAAGCCTCCGCATCCGCGAAGAATTCTTCACCACTCCCCGGGTGAAATGA
- a CDS encoding recombinase family protein — translation MNALPKSHLPAKRVGVWIRVSTEDQAQGDSPEHHRIRAEHYCQAMGWQIVETYDLAGVSGKEVLGHPEAKRMLADVKRGHVKSVVFTKLARLTRNAKELMELSEYFRQNDADLVSLQENIDTSTPSGRLFYNIVSVMAQWEREEIADRVRSSIPIRAKLGKPINGKAPYGYEWKDKQLVVQPDEAPIRKLIHELFLEHKRLKTVARILNERGYRSRNGKEWSDMTIRFQILDPTAKGVYRRNYTRNNGKGKPWTIKPEAEHIFNAAPPIISEELWDGCHALLEGRRITRKAPMKKPAHLFAGFVHCGCEGPMYVPSNSPKYTCKSCRNKIPCSDLEDIFLDEVTGFLVNPDHIRTYLSKASEAVTEKERLLEAHKKEIAKLRADADKLVDLYTAGGFTIEQFKERHEPIDERKRQLNGELPRLEAQIDLLKMESVTSDDMMREASDIGTRWKDMNGDEKRRIVELMLTSIEIGKGEMKINLVQLPSYQETANWQDMAKSTWAPSAPPLSLTLRARLKPSFQR, via the coding sequence ATGAATGCTTTGCCCAAAAGCCATTTGCCAGCGAAGAGAGTAGGCGTCTGGATCCGAGTTTCCACTGAGGACCAGGCCCAGGGAGACAGCCCCGAGCATCACCGCATCCGCGCTGAGCATTACTGCCAGGCGATGGGCTGGCAGATCGTCGAGACGTATGACCTTGCGGGAGTAAGCGGCAAGGAGGTGCTGGGCCATCCTGAAGCGAAGCGGATGCTTGCCGACGTCAAGCGCGGGCACGTCAAGTCGGTGGTGTTTACCAAGCTCGCCCGCCTGACTCGCAACGCCAAGGAACTCATGGAGCTTTCCGAATACTTCCGGCAGAACGACGCCGACTTGGTATCGCTCCAGGAGAACATCGACACGAGCACCCCATCAGGCCGACTCTTCTACAATATCGTGTCGGTGATGGCACAATGGGAGCGCGAGGAAATCGCGGATAGGGTCCGCAGCTCCATTCCGATCCGGGCGAAGCTCGGCAAGCCCATCAACGGCAAGGCACCCTACGGCTACGAATGGAAGGACAAGCAGCTTGTCGTCCAACCGGATGAAGCCCCAATCCGAAAGCTCATCCACGAGCTTTTCCTGGAGCACAAGAGGCTCAAGACCGTGGCCAGGATACTGAACGAGCGCGGATACCGTTCCCGCAACGGCAAGGAATGGTCCGACATGACGATCCGCTTCCAGATCCTCGACCCTACTGCCAAGGGAGTCTATCGCCGCAACTACACGCGAAACAATGGCAAGGGAAAGCCCTGGACGATCAAGCCCGAGGCCGAGCATATCTTCAATGCTGCTCCCCCAATCATCTCGGAAGAGCTATGGGATGGCTGCCATGCCCTTCTTGAAGGCAGGCGCATCACACGGAAAGCCCCCATGAAGAAGCCGGCCCACCTCTTTGCAGGATTCGTCCACTGCGGATGCGAAGGGCCGATGTATGTGCCTAGCAATTCGCCGAAATACACCTGTAAGAGCTGCCGCAACAAGATCCCCTGCTCCGACCTTGAGGATATCTTTCTTGATGAGGTGACCGGTTTCCTCGTGAATCCCGACCACATCCGGACCTATCTCTCCAAGGCAAGTGAGGCGGTAACTGAGAAGGAGCGCCTGCTCGAGGCCCACAAGAAGGAGATCGCGAAGCTCCGCGCCGACGCGGATAAGCTGGTCGATCTCTATACCGCTGGTGGATTCACCATCGAGCAATTCAAAGAGCGGCATGAGCCCATCGACGAGCGCAAGCGGCAGCTGAATGGAGAGCTCCCCCGCCTCGAAGCCCAGATCGATCTGCTGAAGATGGAGAGCGTCACGAGTGACGACATGATGAGGGAAGCTTCGGACATCGGAACCCGTTGGAAAGACATGAACGGTGACGAGAAGCGGCGGATCGTCGAGCTGATGCTGACCAGCATCGAGATCGGGAAGGGCGAGATGAAAATCAACCTCGTCCAGCTCCCTTCTTACCAAGAGACTGCAAATTGGCAAGACATGGCAAAAAGTACATGGGCACCGAGCGCACCACCTTTGTCATTGACCCTGAGGGCAAGATTAAAGCCGTCTTTCCAAAGGTGA
- a CDS encoding CHASE2 domain-containing protein — translation MLQRLLLTLLLLAITAGFLDHRQKAGSFQKVDQAFLDFMVANARENFDKSLPDHDGVVLVELRAEDHAEYASWPPPPLDWQTLVRGLQEYDPEVLVIATPLNWGRPTPDFAPALADALLPFTSVILGVEAQLADGETSAPAFLGDLDSLLPRFIQVDGDASRVPSLASLITAPDAAVRASSEMGLLCLRQEKGTRRLPYAVKDQDAFIPTLLAQTLARHSHSPYSSGHRLHLGAGAGAYLQEGRYVPLRPSGEFIVTPQATVPTVNALHLMAGSLADAVSDTEKALLAKADILVLGITQAESLEGPPSLPRLYAQAFHHLLGLPRLQKLGSLGQWIIQILAVLAALWLIMRVPPEKVLKSGLFLFFLAFIGAYLLFQASLISFSPVPPSVILVLGMLLGRFWRKKETTISLSPSSPASQDTVAT, via the coding sequence ATGCTGCAGCGCCTTCTTTTGACCCTCCTCCTCCTGGCCATCACCGCCGGGTTCTTGGATCATAGGCAGAAGGCAGGCAGCTTTCAAAAAGTGGATCAGGCGTTCCTCGATTTCATGGTGGCCAATGCCCGGGAGAACTTTGATAAATCATTGCCCGATCATGATGGCGTGGTCCTGGTGGAATTGCGGGCCGAAGATCACGCCGAATACGCCTCCTGGCCGCCCCCGCCTTTAGACTGGCAGACACTCGTCCGAGGACTGCAAGAATACGATCCCGAGGTGTTGGTGATCGCCACACCCCTGAATTGGGGCCGGCCAACGCCCGACTTTGCCCCCGCTTTAGCGGATGCTTTGCTACCCTTCACCAGTGTGATCCTGGGGGTGGAAGCCCAACTGGCGGACGGCGAAACTTCAGCCCCTGCCTTCCTGGGGGATTTGGACAGCCTGTTGCCGCGTTTTATCCAGGTGGATGGCGATGCCAGCCGCGTGCCTTCATTAGCCAGCCTCATCACCGCACCGGATGCCGCCGTGCGTGCCTCCAGCGAGATGGGCCTCCTTTGCCTCCGGCAGGAAAAGGGAACACGGCGGCTGCCCTATGCCGTGAAGGACCAAGATGCATTCATCCCCACCCTGCTCGCTCAAACCCTGGCCCGGCATAGCCACAGCCCTTATTCGTCAGGCCATCGCCTGCATCTGGGAGCCGGAGCTGGGGCTTACTTGCAGGAAGGCCGCTATGTGCCTTTGCGACCAAGTGGCGAATTCATCGTTACACCCCAGGCAACCGTCCCCACCGTGAACGCGCTGCATTTGATGGCCGGCAGCCTGGCCGATGCCGTCAGCGATACCGAAAAAGCCCTCCTGGCCAAAGCCGACATCCTCGTTCTGGGCATCACCCAGGCAGAGTCGCTAGAAGGTCCCCCTTCCCTTCCCCGTTTATACGCCCAGGCCTTTCATCACCTGCTAGGGCTGCCTCGCCTGCAAAAACTGGGCTCATTGGGCCAATGGATCATCCAAATTCTCGCGGTTTTAGCAGCTCTGTGGCTCATCATGAGAGTGCCACCAGAAAAGGTACTCAAATCCGGTCTATTCCTCTTCTTTCTCGCATTCATCGGCGCTTACCTGTTGTTCCAGGCATCCTTGATCTCATTTTCACCGGTGCCTCCTTCCGTCATTTTAGTCTTAGGCATGCTGTTAGGCAGATTTTGGCGAAAGAAAGAGACCACAATCAGCCTCTCACCCTCGTCACCTGCATCGCAGGACACCGTTGCCACGTAA